acggtgaCTGAGagtccattttgtttttggttgttttgtttattttatttaccagtttcggtgttaaatgttctttttaaaataaagtgtatttatttttggcaggaTGTGCTTGCACTATCATTTCATTACCACTACATCAATTTAAAATGGTCctcaaacaatattatcgtttatcgcaatcaTTTTTGAGACAATCGCTCAGctaaatttgttatcgtgacaggcctcgtcaaaagatgtttttgaccaactgttctttttttatcattagtGTTTTCAAATACAGCTAAATATCTGTTGCTGCACAGTCCCATGACTCTCCTAGCACCTATTTTGCCATGTGAAATCAATGTAAGAAATTCAGTTTCagcatatatatttaaagtaacgtgtttttttatctgtttatcttGCAGTgtttcaaatacatttaaatacttAAACATACTTTTACAACTCTGTCTCAGGAGCTTTTAtccagtgtttaaataaaaagtatattatattacatttattgcGTTTTGTATAATCAAAAATACAAGCACAGAGCTTTGCTCAAATGTTGTCTACTTTAATATATCATGTACATAAGACGCTATTAAGCCTAAGCACACTTTTCTACTACACAGCATAGCTTGGGATAAAGATTATTTGATGAATTTATCAGCAaaattcagtaaataaataattgcagTCTGCCCAAATGTACACGTCTGTTTTACTGAACCAAGTGTAATTCACACTTCATCCACCAGAGAGGTATCAAAACAAATCTATTAGTATCATTAGTGTGAGAGGAATTGTCTCAAACTACATTTGTGACAgtcatacacacacagttagcTTTAAAAGTCCATAATTGGTAAGGCTAAGTTGAGGCTCTAGAAGAATTTACACCTCCTTTTCCAACTAATCCAGcctactttatttctttaattaaaatattacttgcTTAGTTTATTGCtgaacacttaaataaaattaaaaatgtaaaaactgtgttatttttatgaGCATATTTTGTGACATATTGAGTACTTTCGAGGTGACCATTTTGGCCCAAGTTTCGACACTGCTTATCTAAAGCAAACTTTAGAATTAGCTTGACagcaaaaatacatatattgttttttgtaaataaattcagacaGAATTGTTTAGTTTGCGTTCATTGAGGagctataaaataaatacacatttttaaaaaaataacatatgtaagattttatgtattatattttctttaatttacaaAAGTCACAGTTGCCATTTGAAAATTGacattataaaatgtatttactaaATGACCTCATATTTACATAGCACGTTTCCATACTCACAGATTTCTCAAAGgctctttttaaaacttatttccaattttattttaactatgaaatgtttaaatacttatgtatttatttcacattgtggcacttttacatattttaaattttcagaAAAGGGCGTTATTTCCTGCCACGTAACAGCGCCTGCGCATTACACGGCTAGTGATTTGGCGACGTGTACCCGGTGTGTGGAAGTGTTTAGGTTTCTTACCTCCGCCGGGGAACTGTCCGTTAGAAAATCCCCGTAAAGCCCATAAATCACAAAACATGGGAGCATCTCAGAGCGTGGAGATACCAGGTGGAGGCTCAGAGGGTTACCACGTCCTCCGGGTGAGTTTGAATCACCTGTAGcctgctagctgttagcttagcATCCGGGTAGAAGGGAGAGAGTTTCTGGCTTGGAGTATTGATGAGAGGCCGGGGTCCGTCTCTGCGGCCTCCGTTTGGAAAACACAATATCATGTTAAGGGATTGCCGTGTGTTTTAGAGTCATATAAGTGTCTGATGTGGTCTGGAGCGCTCATGTGGATGTCTCCAGGTAATCTTTAGTAGGTATTCCAGCCGGAAACTGGGCATCAGCAGGGCTGGAGGCAGCTAAAGCTCCGGAGAGGAATGACAGCTGCGTTTGAGTCTGCATCCATTATCGGACGTTGCATTCATTCTTAGCTCAGTGGACTTTTAGTCTTTCGCCAAATGTGAAACATAACTTCGCAGTTAAAGCCGTGCTCCTCAATTTAACTCATTAAAATTGAGTTATGTACACTCTTGAGTTGGATTAGTCCTACCAGAAGGAAAGCCAATAACTTCTCATACTTCATAAACATTCACAACAACAATTTTAAGAGCTTGGCCTCTAAACAAAAGTCCCACTTGACAGACTTGTTTTTCGTGAATTTTGATCTGACAAAACTAAAgaatttgttccttttttttttttttaagtgtgtgagTTGTGGTTCATCCAGACGCTAAGTTAGTCTGTCATGTTCGCCACAGGTTCAGGAGAACTCACCAGGGCATCGGGCAGGACTGGAGCCTTTCTTTGACTTCATCGTCTCCATCAACAACAACAGATTGGTAAGAAGCTTAACTCATCGCGTCCTGCAGAACAAATTTTCAGCCATGATAAACTCAAAATTCAACAGGGAGACTTCTCTGTGCTATTTGTATCTGTTACAGCGTTTCACTTGTAGCTCGGTGTATTACGGTCATTTCTTTCCTAGCTGGTTTGCTAttgtaaatttaaagaaaagcagtTCAAAAGCAGTCTCCCGTGTGCACGTGCCTCTGGCACAAAAGGAAAGTGATCAGATTTCTTTTGaggatgttttgtgtttttccctcCTACTTACACCCAAATTCCTCcgtcaaatatgtttatttgtgttctgctgctgcagctgaggtGTAGTAGTAGTCTTTATTTTCATGTGTCGTGCGCCCTCACAGGTGTTTAGTTCACATGAGCTTACAAGACACAATAAAACGTATACAAACAAGGTTCATGTAATTAAACTGTGTGAGTCTCAGTTactttcagttgtaataaaacacatgaaagcaGTTTGTGAAGAGAACCAGGACTAAGAAATGGGCGAGAWGGAGCGCTCCGCGTTCAGCCTGCTTGAACGCCTCGTCGAGTCGTTTTGAATGTCTTTCTCGGTAGTTCAGTTCTTTTAGTCACGTTATGTTCACACCAATAACATTAATAGTTTTATACCCAACGTTACAATAAATGTTTGTCTAGTTTACCCCTTTTTTGTCTCTAAAACTTAGGATGTTCTCCCCGTGAGAGTGTCATTCACTCATTTGTCTACCTTACTTCACCTTCGTCTCATTTTCCTACAGAACAAAGACAACGACACCTTGAAGGACTTGCTCAAAGCCAACGTGGAGAAACCAGTAAAGATGCTGGTGTACTCGTCAAAGACCCTGGAGCTGCGGGAGACCACGGTGACTCCCAGCAACCTGTGGGGAGGCCAGGGTTTGCTCGGGGTGTCCATCCGCTTCTGCAGCTTCGAAGGGGCCAACGAGAACGTGTGGCACGTCTTGGTAGGTAGCCGCGGAAACACCCGGGTGCGTGTCATCGTCCGAGCCGATGCGATCCAACAAAGTGGTTTTACtgtctgaaacaggaagtggagccCAACTCCCCGGCGGCCCTCGCTGGCCTGCGGCCGCACACCGACTACATCATCGGAGCCGACACCGTCATGAATGAGGTTGGCTGTCGGTTCTTAAAGTTCTCGTAGTCATTAGTCGCacctttgcttctgtttttacgCTTCGTCTGATAACTTTGTGTTTCCGTGGCCGTCTTTAGTCAGAGGACCTGTTCTCTCTGATAGAGAGCCACGAGGGAAAGGGCCTGAAGCTCTACGTCTACAACACAGACACGGACAACTGCAGGGAGGTGGTCATAACGCCCAACGGTTCCTGGGGAGGCGAGGGCAggtacaacacacacacacagtcacctCAATGTTCCACTTCCTGTTAAGATCTCAGGCTATCTTGACGTCGCTTTCCCCGATCTCTCTAGCCTTGGATGCGGGATCGGCTACGGATACCTCCACAGGATTCCCACCCGTCCTTTTGAGGAAGGGAAGAAGATCAGCTTCCCTGCAAACTCTTCTACAGAGCCGGTCAGTCCCCTGAAAGACGGATTCACAGAGGTGAGGACGGTTCTCATATGGTTAAGTTCTTACAGGCAGCAACTCAGAATAGCCACACAGCTGATTGAATATGAACGGTTTTCCAAAAGTATTCGTCCCACTTGAGCTTTTTTCTATGACAACCAAACGTTGACGTTGAATACCGTTCCATTAACATGGATAGAAGTTGGTGGTAAAATTCAGGGTTTAAGCGATTTGAATGCTTCTGAAATGGACTGTAGCTTAAAAAAATCACCTATTTTTAGTTAACTGCTATGCTGATGACGGCTACAAATGGGTTTATATAGGGAGRACACTGAAACAGACTCCAGTACTAagtactaataaaaaaaatcgacatttattgtaaatttgAGGGACATTTTCCGTTTTCCTGATKAATCTTTTTCTTAACTGTGccccacaaatctggaacaaaccgCAAAGATGCCAAAACACAGACTTCCTTTCAGTCAAGGTTAAAAACTCACCTGTGTCCTTTGATTCATGACAACTGGAACATTGatgaatatatttgttgtttatttgcRTTATGATTTCAATGACGGCATTTGataaaattatatgtttattgCTTGCTTCTCAAATCCACACTGACCTGTTAGGGTYATTAGGGCATGGGGGCAGGGGGAGGAGTACATTTCTCCCAAARAACTCagaatttttagattaatttcaggaatgttctagaaaaacaagggcatttctgagtttgaaaaactgaaaattttcgACTTCGGaaagtcagaaattttaaacttttaattgaattggactttttttttcatagcaatGCTTCCGACTTTTTCTAGAAAGTTCctgaaatctcaaaatttctgagtttttgatggaaatttattctccccttttttttttctgtctccaatGGCCCCAATACCCGTCTTACAAATGTGCTATTCAAGTAAATCTGACTTTCCTCCATTTCCTGTTTAGGTCCAGCTTTCTGCTGTAACTCCTCCTTCCTCCACGCCTGTCGTCTCATCCGGCCTTGAAGACGGACTGTCYGGCCTGTCCATCAGYTCCGCTCCGCCCACCATGCCCAGTGAGCTGCAGACGGRTATCGCTTTTGTTTTCACTTAGCCAGCTGGGTATTTGGCCCACTCTGCATTATGGTTCCTAATGTTCCGtgttcctctcctcctccaggctTGCCCACAGtccctctcctcccctccacctccagctcctccttctCTCCCCTCCCTCCACTGAATCCTGCTGCCGCCGGTTTTAACCCAGCCACAACGCTACCAGGTAGGCGATCGAAAGTAAATTTGTTTATCTGAAACgccaatttagaaaaaactcACGGTTTTCAAAGTTTCTGCACTAGGATGAGTTGGGTTTTCAGCCGTTacaaaatagatgtattttgcaaaactgtagtggggaaactttttttttttttttttgcgcatcACAGTCTtgtgatcaacagctggatgttactactggtaaAAACCATGAAGACGACGACGACAGGAAATGGTTTTTgtcgctgccatgatttttaacgACTTKTCGTTTActcgtgtgattttaatttgcttGGATGAAACTTCGCAATTGTGGTGTTATCTTTTTGTAATATTGACAAAGATTtacgcacatttgtaatgtaaaCCCAGCCAGTGTGAGTAACGGATGGCTGTGATGTGTCCGTCTTCAGGTCTCATGCCTCTCCCAGGAGGGCTGCCTCCACTCCCCAACCTCCCCAACCTAAACCTCCCACTCCCAGACCTCAGCGCCGTCTCCCTGGCAACCTCCATATCTACAGCAGCAGGAACGACAGGTGAGTTTACGGGAAAAACCAGGCTctctgtttgctcttttttttttataaattattttaattctaaaCAAATYTGAACTAATTAAAGTTATTTTWAAAAATATCTTTGACAGTGCCCCCTCTGGCTCAGCTGCCCCCCCTGTCCCTACCAGGTCTGGGTCAGTTCCCTCCGCTGCTCCCCAACCCCCCTCTGCCCTTCGTGCCCGCCTCTAGCGTTGCCGCCTCCGTCGCGGCGACGACCGTCCCGGCCGCCATCGCCATCACAGAGGCCGACGCCACAGAACCCTCGGCCCCTACGCATACAACACTACCACCGTCGTAATGTCACCACGAAGCTTTTAACGCAGCCGgttcttctctctttctcccatCTGTCTTTCTGtggtttttctatttatttggccAGGAGAGAGCAGGCAGCGAGGCGCAACAATGGCCGACGCCCCAGTTAGAGCGGAGGCAAAGAGACGGGATGGTAGTTCTAGATCAGTCCGACGTGTCCGTGTTGCCGGATTGTCATTCAGCAGAACTGGTAGCACTGCAGCTTGTCAAAGCTACTGTACAGAGAAGATTGCTTCACACTTCTGCAgtaaacagttattttttttcttcacttttttcctAACTGGTTTACCCTTGCCAaccccccctttttttaatataactaTTACATGTTAATGGGGCTGGATGATGAGCAGAATTTCTTTTGACTTTGAAGTGGGATGACTAACTCCTGCActgctgtataaaaaaaaaaaaaaaacatctacataactataaacatgtttatgttacCCTGTTTTCCAGCTCCATTCTGCAACCTTTTTATTGGTAGCTAACAAACCCCCACACCACACCTTTAGACTTGATTAAATTACTAATTCTGAAGTTTTCCAGAATGAATCTGCATCATTTTGCAccacttcatttgtttttttttttaaatgattagaGTCCCTTTGTATGTCCCCACATATATGCAGAACTCTATATTACACAGTATGTCAGCAAACAGGTTGAAAGGTCATGGTTCTTGCTGCTGGGTTACCCACCCCTGAACCCTGTTTGGGTCGGTCACAGTTGCAGTACAGTCTCTGTAAAACTTTcaagaaaacatctgcagaatgCACGGTGCAAGCAATAAAGCCAAATGAGTTTTACAAACTGTGCCTTCGTCTCAATGCTCACTCTTATTGTTTTATGGTCTgttaatgtttaactttttcaaCTTGAGAAATTTGATATCGTCTAACATCAGCCGAGGAACGTTTGACTCggtggaggaaaaaataaaacagacaaaccaAAAGTTTTAGTGCATTCTTACATAGCAAATgacaagtcattttaaaaagtctcaaaTATTCGTGCAggcttttaaagttttgcatattttaaatattgctcAAGTTTCACTTAGCTTCAGATTTGTTCTGATATTCATTGGTTTTTCCTTTCAAATCctggatttatttgtttcttcccCGTCCTAGAACAAATTCTAATCTTAAAActagatttgtgtgtgtgtggtcctAGTTATTTTATCTAaccttaaattattttttctatcaaatCTTCAAGATCTGAAAGTAGCAACTTTAATGAGCTGTGTGCGCAGTGCCTCCTAGTGGTCATGAAAGGAACTACATTTGTTAGAAATTCATAAGATTAAAGATGATCGGCAGATCTGcttccttttgcttttatttctacattttcattCAATAGCAGCATCGTTTTGACTTAGTTGTataaaagcagacaaaaacagCTTCGAGGCTGCTTGGAAGTTGAACTAAACTCCAAGTAGAAGTTCGAGTAAAATCCAAAGTAGCTTTCTGTAGTCACATTAACTCATGAATAGTGTAAACCTGGACTTTTTATCCAACATCTGAAGCCAACACATCTGTGTGAATGACtgtagtgtgaagcgctttggaGTCTTAAGACTTCATAAACGGCTATTTAGTGGTCTGCTGCCTTTAAAAGCCAaattgcaccttttttttttgccccaaaCATGCCTGATTAAACCGTCTGTTTtggggaaaatgtttaatttaaaaaatatatatgatataggaaattaatcattttagaaaaaccacagttattttagatttaaaaataaatggaaaataacactttagagaaaaaaaatttaaaaatgttctgtatgGAATTTTGATATTTGAGGAAAATTGTGTGAACAAAGCAATTTccaaattgacaaaaaaatggaccgaaaaaatatatattactggTACTTTTCGTGTCCCATTATGGAAATTCATTGGCGAACACCTGTATttatctttacatttaaaaacatttattctttaaCGTTTTTAGCCAAAATTATTAGGAGCCACAGAGGTCGCAGATCCCTGATTTAGTGCATCTTCTGTTTTTCCGATCGATCAGCCGGTTGTTCGCACAGATCCAGTGTCTGCAGCAggttacttcctgtttccactcGCCTGCTTAATATGAGGACTTGCAACAGAAACCATGCAATCAACGGTCCACAGCAGCTACATGCTAATTCAGGAAGAAT
The Poecilia reticulata strain Guanapo linkage group LG17, Guppy_female_1.0+MT, whole genome shotgun sequence DNA segment above includes these coding regions:
- the LOC103478948 gene encoding Golgi reassembly-stacking protein 2-like produces the protein MGASQSVEIPGGGSEGYHVLRVQENSPGHRAGLEPFFDFIVSINNNRLNKDNDTLKDLLKANVEKPVKMLVYSSKTLELRETTVTPSNLWGGQGLLGVSIRFCSFEGANENVWHVLEVEPNSPAALAGLRPHTDYIIGADTVMNESEDLFSLIESHEGKGLKLYVYNTDTDNCREVVITPNGSWGGEGSLGCGIGYGYLHRIPTRPFEEGKKISFPANSSTEPVSPLKDGFTEVQLSAVTPPSSTPVVSSGLEDGLSGLSISSAPPTMPSLPTVPLLPSTSSSSFSPLPPLNPAAAGFNPATTLPGLMPLPGGLPPLPNLPNLNLPLPDLSAVSLATSISTAAGTTVPPLAQLPPLSLPGLGQFPPLLPNPPLPFVPASSVAASVAATTVPAAIAITEADATEPSAPTHTTLPPS